A genomic region of Cannabis sativa cultivar Pink pepper isolate KNU-18-1 chromosome 1, ASM2916894v1, whole genome shotgun sequence contains the following coding sequences:
- the LOC133033713 gene encoding protein trichome birefringence-like 33 isoform X1: MKPPLSSSSSSSSVLRKPRHLSPYLFSLLAFIVFVAILYGEDVACVFNQQLQLGSDSPRYFTGPSSLVFGVEKKREKALPFAIGKTDPSCDIFSGRWVYDESRPLYEESDCPYIQPQLTCLEHGRPETNYQHWRWQPNGCDLPRFNATLMLETLRGKRMMFVGDSLNRGQYVSMVCLLHKLIPEDGKSMETFDSLTVFTAKEYNATIEFYWAPFILESNSDNAVIHRVSDRIVRKGSINKHGKHWKGVDIMVFNTYLWWMTGLKMKILRGSFDDEAKDIMELSTEDAYRMAMRSMLRWVRINMDRKKTRVFFTSMSPTHAKSGDWGGVPGRNCYNETRMIEDPNYWGSDSRKSIMEVIGDVFRKSKFPVTFLNITQLSLYRKDAHTSIYKKQWSPLTPEQIANPVSYADCTHWCLPGLQDTWNELLFAKLFYP; this comes from the exons ATGAAACCTCCTCTGTCTtcgtcttcatcttcttcctctgttCTCAGAAAGCCTCGCCATCTCTCTCCTTACCTCTTCTCCTTACTAGCTTTCATTGTCTTCGTCGCCATTCTTTACGGCGAGGACGTCGCCTGCGTCTTCAACCAGCAGCTTCAACTCGGTTCCGACTCACCCCGATACTTCACTGGACCTT CGAGTTTAGTTTTCGGGgtagagaagaagagagagaaggcccTTCCCTTCGCCATCGGTAAAACTGACCCCAGTTGCGACATTTTCAGCGGACGTTGGGTTTATGACGAATCTCGACCGCTTTACGAAGAATCGGATTGTCCTTATATACAACCTCAGTTGACCTGCCTTGAACACGGTCGACCAGAGACGAATTATCAACACTGGAGATGGCAACCTAACGGCTGTGATCTACCCAG GTTCAATGCCACGCTGATGCTTGAGACCCTGCGAGGCAAGCGGATGATGTTTGTAGGAGATTCTCTGAACAGAGGTCAATACGTCTCCATGGTTTGTCTTCTTCACAAACTCATTCCTGAAGATGGAAAATCAATGGAAACCTTCGATTCATTGACAGTTTTCACTGCCAAG GAATATAATGCCACAATTGAGTTCTATTGGGCACCATTTATTCTTGAATCAAATTCAGACAATGCTGTCATCCATAGGGTATCTGATAGGATTGTGAGGAAAGGATCTATCAATAAGCATGGCAAACATTGGAAGGGTGTTGATATAATGGTGTTTAACACTTACTTGTGGTGGATGACTGGCTTGAAGATGAAAATATT GCGTGGATCTTTTGATGACGAAGCTAAGGATATCATGGAATTATCGACAGAAGATGCTTATCGTATGGCAATGAGGAGTATGTTGAGATGGGTGAGGATCAATATGGACCGGAAAAAGACAAGAGTATTCTTTACTAGCATGTCCCCTACTCATGCGAA GAGTGGAGATTGGGGCGGTGTTCCAGGTCGTAATTGCTACAACGAAACAAGAATGATAGAAGATCCAAATTACTGGGGTTCTGATAGCAGAAAAAGCATAATGGAGGTGATCGGAGACGTATTCCGTAAATCGAAGTTTCCCGTTACATTTCTCAACATCACACAACTCTCATTATACCGGAAAGACGCACACACATCAATATACAAGAAGCAATGGAGTCCATTGACTCCTGAGCAAATAGCCAATCCCGTCAGCTATGCCGATTGTACACACTGGTGCTtaccgggtcttcaagatactTGGAATGAGCTTCTTTTTGCCAAACTCTTTTACCCTTGA
- the LOC133033713 gene encoding protein trichome birefringence-like 33 isoform X2 codes for MKPPLSSSSSSSSVLRKPRHLSPYLFSLLAFIVFVAILYGEDVACVFNQQLQLGSDSPRYFTGPFFGVEKKREKALPFAIGKTDPSCDIFSGRWVYDESRPLYEESDCPYIQPQLTCLEHGRPETNYQHWRWQPNGCDLPRFNATLMLETLRGKRMMFVGDSLNRGQYVSMVCLLHKLIPEDGKSMETFDSLTVFTAKEYNATIEFYWAPFILESNSDNAVIHRVSDRIVRKGSINKHGKHWKGVDIMVFNTYLWWMTGLKMKILRGSFDDEAKDIMELSTEDAYRMAMRSMLRWVRINMDRKKTRVFFTSMSPTHAKSGDWGGVPGRNCYNETRMIEDPNYWGSDSRKSIMEVIGDVFRKSKFPVTFLNITQLSLYRKDAHTSIYKKQWSPLTPEQIANPVSYADCTHWCLPGLQDTWNELLFAKLFYP; via the exons ATGAAACCTCCTCTGTCTtcgtcttcatcttcttcctctgttCTCAGAAAGCCTCGCCATCTCTCTCCTTACCTCTTCTCCTTACTAGCTTTCATTGTCTTCGTCGCCATTCTTTACGGCGAGGACGTCGCCTGCGTCTTCAACCAGCAGCTTCAACTCGGTTCCGACTCACCCCGATACTTCACTGGACCTT TTTTCGGGgtagagaagaagagagagaaggcccTTCCCTTCGCCATCGGTAAAACTGACCCCAGTTGCGACATTTTCAGCGGACGTTGGGTTTATGACGAATCTCGACCGCTTTACGAAGAATCGGATTGTCCTTATATACAACCTCAGTTGACCTGCCTTGAACACGGTCGACCAGAGACGAATTATCAACACTGGAGATGGCAACCTAACGGCTGTGATCTACCCAG GTTCAATGCCACGCTGATGCTTGAGACCCTGCGAGGCAAGCGGATGATGTTTGTAGGAGATTCTCTGAACAGAGGTCAATACGTCTCCATGGTTTGTCTTCTTCACAAACTCATTCCTGAAGATGGAAAATCAATGGAAACCTTCGATTCATTGACAGTTTTCACTGCCAAG GAATATAATGCCACAATTGAGTTCTATTGGGCACCATTTATTCTTGAATCAAATTCAGACAATGCTGTCATCCATAGGGTATCTGATAGGATTGTGAGGAAAGGATCTATCAATAAGCATGGCAAACATTGGAAGGGTGTTGATATAATGGTGTTTAACACTTACTTGTGGTGGATGACTGGCTTGAAGATGAAAATATT GCGTGGATCTTTTGATGACGAAGCTAAGGATATCATGGAATTATCGACAGAAGATGCTTATCGTATGGCAATGAGGAGTATGTTGAGATGGGTGAGGATCAATATGGACCGGAAAAAGACAAGAGTATTCTTTACTAGCATGTCCCCTACTCATGCGAA GAGTGGAGATTGGGGCGGTGTTCCAGGTCGTAATTGCTACAACGAAACAAGAATGATAGAAGATCCAAATTACTGGGGTTCTGATAGCAGAAAAAGCATAATGGAGGTGATCGGAGACGTATTCCGTAAATCGAAGTTTCCCGTTACATTTCTCAACATCACACAACTCTCATTATACCGGAAAGACGCACACACATCAATATACAAGAAGCAATGGAGTCCATTGACTCCTGAGCAAATAGCCAATCCCGTCAGCTATGCCGATTGTACACACTGGTGCTtaccgggtcttcaagatactTGGAATGAGCTTCTTTTTGCCAAACTCTTTTACCCTTGA
- the LOC115706552 gene encoding uncharacterized protein LOC115706552 isoform X1: MVIWADLLKCFILLSTISYTFSICEFSVSDRNKLYNFSLASPLPKYPHGVLSEDGFYKVAVNGTVIWFQLCDGMVFNHDLPRCLDCRDCGGPSHCGMECSALVAHTVGGYPLCTTIGHALSTKINIIDEKMPHKGVIVKMSSRKDSCSLTVSVICDVNGVQGPQLLNKTGICDYATVLRHPSGCAEIVDIHGRGWGWFSFFLLISACLFGAYLLVGTVYRYFQGIRGIDIIPNLEFWSSIPQRTQSLFASLVRKFRGPSQGHRSSYSPVNF; encoded by the exons ATGGTAATCTGGGCAGATTTACTAAAGTGCTTTATTCTTCTCTCAACGATTTCATACACCTTCTCCATCTGCGAATTCAGTGTTAGCGACCGTAACAAGCTTTACAACTTCAGCTTAGCTTCTCCTCTCCCCAAATACCCTCATGGCGTTCTCAGCGAAGATGG CTTTTATAAGGTGGCAGTAAATGGGACTGTGATATGGTTTCAG CTTTGTGATGGAATGGTTTTTAACCACGATCTGCCTAGATGTCTTGACTGCAGG GATTGTGGGGGCCCATCACATTGTGGCATGGAGTGCAGTGCACTTGTAGCTCACACTGTAGGAG GTTACCCTCTGTGCACTACCATCGGGCATGCCTTAAGCACAAAGATTAACATTATCG ATGAGAAGATGCCTCACAAGGGTGTCATTGTTAAGATGTCAAGCAGAAAGGACAGCTGTTCACTTACAGTGTCTGTGATTTGTGATGTTAATGGAGTTCAG GGACCACAGCTGCTGAATAAAACTGGGATATGTGATTAT GCTACAGTGCTGAGACATCCTTCTGGCTGTGCTGAGATTGTGGATATTCATGGGAGAGGATGGGGCTGGTTTAGCTTCTTCTTATTAAT TTCTGCATGTCTTTTTGGAGCATATCTGCTGGTTGGTACAGTATACCGCTACTTCCAAGGCATTCGTGGCATAGAT ataATTCCAAACTTAGAGTTTTGGAGTAGTATACCACAAAGAACACAG AGTCTTTTTGCATCTCTGGTGCGAAAATTCAGGGGACCTTCTCAAGGTCACCGTAGCTCATATTCCCCCGTCAACTTCTGA
- the LOC115706552 gene encoding uncharacterized protein LOC115706552 isoform X2, with translation MVSGWLHQLCDGMVFNHDLPRCLDCRDCGGPSHCGMECSALVAHTVGGYPLCTTIGHALSTKINIIDEKMPHKGVIVKMSSRKDSCSLTVSVICDVNGVQGPQLLNKTGICDYATVLRHPSGCAEIVDIHGRGWGWFSFFLLISACLFGAYLLVGTVYRYFQGIRGIDIIPNLEFWSSIPQRTQSLFASLVRKFRGPSQGHRSSYSPVNF, from the exons ATGGTTTCAGGTTGGCTCCATCAG CTTTGTGATGGAATGGTTTTTAACCACGATCTGCCTAGATGTCTTGACTGCAGG GATTGTGGGGGCCCATCACATTGTGGCATGGAGTGCAGTGCACTTGTAGCTCACACTGTAGGAG GTTACCCTCTGTGCACTACCATCGGGCATGCCTTAAGCACAAAGATTAACATTATCG ATGAGAAGATGCCTCACAAGGGTGTCATTGTTAAGATGTCAAGCAGAAAGGACAGCTGTTCACTTACAGTGTCTGTGATTTGTGATGTTAATGGAGTTCAG GGACCACAGCTGCTGAATAAAACTGGGATATGTGATTAT GCTACAGTGCTGAGACATCCTTCTGGCTGTGCTGAGATTGTGGATATTCATGGGAGAGGATGGGGCTGGTTTAGCTTCTTCTTATTAAT TTCTGCATGTCTTTTTGGAGCATATCTGCTGGTTGGTACAGTATACCGCTACTTCCAAGGCATTCGTGGCATAGAT ataATTCCAAACTTAGAGTTTTGGAGTAGTATACCACAAAGAACACAG AGTCTTTTTGCATCTCTGGTGCGAAAATTCAGGGGACCTTCTCAAGGTCACCGTAGCTCATATTCCCCCGTCAACTTCTGA